The following DNA comes from Miscanthus floridulus cultivar M001 chromosome 5, ASM1932011v1, whole genome shotgun sequence.
GCCGCGCCCTAGTCCGGCGGCCAAGACCCCTAGCCCGCGCATCCTGGCGCCCCAGTGAGTCCCCAGCGCGCCGGCCGCGTCCGCGCATCCCTGCGGCCGCGCGTCGCCCGCAACCGCGTCGCTACACCCCGGCGGCGACGAGAGCTTCTTGGCGCGTTCTTTCCCCGGCGGCCGGTGCGCCTCCATCCCTCTGCGGTGCTCGAGCCTCGGTGGCCGCACCGCTCAAGCCAGCACTCCCGACGAGGGCCGCGTTCGTGACTGGCAAGGGTCGTGCTCACGGCCGGAAACGACGGAGCTCGCGCTCCAGGCGTTGGCCGCTCCCGCCTGTGGCCGGAGATGACGAAGCCCGCGCTTTCGGCAGGGGCCGCGCCCGCCCGCGGCCGGCGACGATGGAGGCCGCCATCCCGGTGCCCGGTGACGACAGAACCCACGCTCCTGGCAGGGGTCGCTCCCGCCCGCGGCCGGCGACGACGGAGCCCGCCCTCCACGGCGGCGCCTCCCGGTCACGCGCCCCCGACGGCGGCCCTCTCGCCCACGAGGTTCTCGCGATGGCACAGGCAGTCTTTTCCACCTTCTGGGGCCCACTTGTGGGAAAGAAAGCTGAGGTAAGGTATTTTTTTTTCAGCTTCACCTGACTCATCTCTTTGGGAGAGGAAGAAAACGGCTTCACTAATAGAGTTATTTTAGAAATAGGTATTTAATAAAAAACAGCTTATAACAACTCATTAAACTACGGTGAACTGTGCCAAACAGGCTCAATATAAACTTGTGGCATTGAGATGTGCCATGTGGTCCCGCCCAAAAGCCTACTTCTCCTCACACATAACAACGGGCACCGGAAGACGTGCACCACAGTTGGATCAGAACCGCAACGGTTGCAGCGCTCCAGCGGACCGCACCATTCATCCTAGTAGGGGCCTGTTTTAGGAGAGCTCCAAATCTAAAAAATAGATATGGAGCACCAACTCTACCTGAGCAACTCCATCGTGCAATTGAGCTCCCTCTTATCTGTTTGGGAGA
Coding sequences within:
- the LOC136452192 gene encoding uncharacterized protein, with the protein product MEAEPISDGRRPSPGRPRPHLGGRALVRRPRPLARASWRPSESPARRPRPRIPAAARRPQPRRYTPAATRASWRVLSPAAGAPPSLCGARASVAAPLKPALPTRAAFVTGKGRAHGRKRRSSRSRRWPLPPVAGDDEARAFGRGRARPRPATMEAAIPVPGDDRTHAPGRGRSRPRPATTEPALHGGASRSRAPDGGPLAHEVLAMAQAVFSTFWGPLVGKKAEKYSSDGSGHSKGRSMLVVGLMDIITSNCYNAEFHADTGE